Proteins co-encoded in one Methanobacterium veterum genomic window:
- a CDS encoding cobalt-precorrin 5A hydrolase, whose translation MKIAIITITTNSQDIASKIRENLADDPTITGVDIFHKNVKKTLQSVFSKYDCIIGIMASGIMVRNICGLLENKLEDPAVLVMDDAGKHVISLLSGHFGGANEITKKIAEITGADPVITTATDVHGKLGIDSLAKKYYLDIENPGGIKSINSALVQGEFPELLVPLRFNFVSDDPQVKSSYNLVESGENNFKVLFGDTEIILKPKKFAVGIGARRDISKENVEGAITSAMNTLNLPVARIDVISTGEMKRNEEGIIEVVSEFNIPLEIIPLDELKKFNYDGYSKSSFVKKKFGIYGVCEPVALITAGGNSRLVLKKTSFNGVTVAIAVASKG comes from the coding sequence TTGAAAATTGCTATAATCACCATAACCACGAATTCTCAGGATATTGCGTCTAAAATCAGGGAAAATCTTGCAGATGATCCTACAATAACTGGTGTGGATATATTCCATAAAAATGTTAAAAAGACATTACAATCTGTATTCAGCAAATATGATTGTATAATTGGCATAATGGCATCTGGAATTATGGTAAGAAATATCTGCGGATTACTTGAAAATAAACTGGAAGATCCTGCAGTCCTGGTCATGGACGACGCTGGAAAACATGTTATAAGCTTACTTTCAGGTCATTTTGGCGGTGCCAATGAAATTACAAAGAAAATTGCAGAAATTACGGGTGCTGATCCAGTTATAACAACAGCTACAGATGTACATGGCAAATTAGGGATAGATTCACTTGCAAAAAAATATTATCTGGATATTGAAAATCCTGGAGGAATAAAAAGTATAAATTCTGCTTTGGTCCAGGGGGAATTTCCTGAACTGCTGGTTCCATTAAGGTTTAATTTTGTTTCAGATGATCCACAGGTTAAATCTTCTTATAATTTAGTTGAGTCTGGTGAAAATAATTTTAAAGTGTTATTTGGAGATACTGAAATTATTTTAAAACCTAAAAAGTTTGCAGTTGGTATAGGTGCACGAAGAGATATTTCAAAAGAAAATGTTGAAGGTGCAATTACAAGTGCAATGAATACTCTCAATTTACCAGTTGCAAGAATAGATGTAATTTCAACAGGTGAAATGAAAAGGAATGAGGAGGGTATAATTGAAGTGGTTTCTGAATTTAACATACCCCTTGAAATAATTCCTTTAGATGAATTAAAAAAATTTAACTATGATGGATATTCAAAATCATCATTTGTTAAGAAAAAATTTGGTATTTATGGAGTTTGTGAGCCTGTTGCTTTAATAACTGCTGGAGGAAATTCTAGGCTTGTATTAAAGAAAACATCATTTAATGGGGTTACTGTAGCCATTGCTGTGGCTTCTAAAGGCTAA
- a CDS encoding UPF0147 family protein, with amino-acid sequence MNEEAFDRVNQILQHIMEDTSVPRNIRRAAEESKDILAKDDEEPTIRASTVISILDEISNDPNIPIHARTLIWNVLSELESVRD; translated from the coding sequence ATGAATGAAGAGGCATTTGATCGTGTTAATCAGATATTACAACATATAATGGAAGATACAAGCGTTCCTAGGAATATTAGGAGAGCAGCAGAAGAATCTAAGGATATATTGGCAAAAGATGATGAAGAACCTACTATCCGTGCAAGTACTGTAATTTCAATACTTGACGAAATTAGTAATGATCCAAATATTCCAATACATGCAAGAACCCTTATATGGAATGTTTTAAGCGAACTAGAGTCTGTTAGAGACTGA
- a CDS encoding class II aldolase/adducin family protein yields the protein MDKNLIIKGLVDTSHYVYKKGLVPGKSGNISCRFYEEGISKVAITRSGIAKRNVESDDIIIIDMDGNMLEGDKKPSMETFLHLGIYRERNDINSIVHSHSPFATGFSMSGKKLKRLEGFGPIETPYIPYVKYSAPGSGELAKDTAFMMKDNDAVVLKNHGTVAAGVNLDEATLLAEFIEDIAKIQYIAHTLSLNSDISV from the coding sequence ATGGATAAAAATCTAATTATAAAAGGATTAGTTGATACTTCACATTATGTTTACAAAAAGGGTCTTGTACCTGGAAAATCTGGAAATATAAGCTGTAGATTTTATGAAGAAGGAATATCAAAAGTTGCAATTACAAGAAGCGGTATTGCCAAAAGAAACGTGGAATCAGACGATATTATTATAATAGATATGGATGGAAATATGCTTGAGGGAGATAAAAAACCATCTATGGAGACTTTTCTGCACCTTGGAATCTATAGGGAAAGAAATGACATAAATAGTATTGTACATTCACATTCGCCATTTGCAACTGGTTTTTCAATGTCAGGCAAAAAATTAAAAAGATTGGAAGGATTTGGACCTATTGAAACTCCTTATATTCCATACGTGAAGTATTCAGCACCAGGAAGCGGAGAACTTGCTAAAGACACTGCTTTCATGATGAAAGACAACGATGCAGTGGTACTGAAAAATCATGGAACAGTTGCTGCAGGTGTTAATCTTGATGAAGCAACTCTTCTTGCGGAATTTATAGAAGATATTGCTAAAATACAGTATATTGCCCACACTTTAAGTTTAAATTCTGATATATCAGTCTAA
- a CDS encoding DNA-directed DNA polymerase II small subunit codes for MSDDIILKFTNANILINDKAYERIITQENSIEFTESLIEDLVYSNQNIIVLTEDILDQYLEKNGLKGEINSEIIPENVDINPTTVSQSKFQTGRPFDFHVIQDTTKKSYTSGEVKDFITYFNSRYEQLHNILNKRRELKDHRPINRIGKNEEVIKIIGMVNDIKNTKNSHKIIELEDETGSISVLVHNESGQLYEKAEKIVRDEVIGIIGSKKGTLVIASDIIQPGVPRIDEKPMDFGAVFISDVHIGSSTFLEDAFNRFIKWINGDFGDDNQQEIANDVKYLVLGGDTVDGIGIYPNQEKELTIKDIYEQYDEAARLLGDVRSDIKIIISPGNHDAVRLAEPQPALPETYAKSLYELKNAEFVSNPGVVSLDGINTLIYHGRSFDDMAMSVKGFSHQRTDLVMTELIEKRHLAPIYGERTPLASEYEDHLVIKEVPDIFHTGHVHINAYKRHKGIHLINSGTFQSQTEFQKIYNIVPTCAEVPVIHKGSFKLLKFA; via the coding sequence ATGAGCGATGATATCATTTTAAAGTTCACCAATGCCAACATTTTGATAAACGATAAAGCATATGAACGCATAATAACTCAAGAAAATTCTATTGAATTCACAGAATCATTAATAGAGGATCTAGTATACTCTAATCAGAATATAATTGTTTTAACTGAAGATATTCTGGATCAATATCTAGAAAAAAATGGTTTAAAAGGAGAAATAAACAGTGAGATTATCCCTGAAAATGTGGATATAAATCCCACTACGGTCTCCCAGAGTAAATTCCAAACTGGAAGGCCATTTGATTTTCACGTGATCCAGGATACCACTAAAAAATCATATACAAGCGGGGAAGTTAAGGACTTTATCACTTATTTTAACAGCAGATATGAACAATTACATAATATTTTAAATAAAAGAAGGGAATTAAAGGATCACCGCCCTATTAATAGAATAGGTAAGAACGAAGAAGTCATCAAAATAATAGGAATGGTAAATGACATCAAAAATACCAAAAACAGTCATAAAATAATAGAATTAGAAGATGAAACTGGAAGTATTAGTGTTCTTGTACATAATGAAAGCGGTCAGCTCTATGAAAAAGCTGAGAAAATTGTAAGAGATGAAGTTATTGGTATAATTGGAAGTAAAAAAGGAACATTAGTAATAGCTTCAGATATTATACAGCCAGGAGTTCCCAGAATCGATGAAAAACCAATGGATTTTGGAGCAGTTTTTATTTCTGATGTCCACATAGGCAGTTCTACTTTTCTTGAAGATGCATTTAATAGATTTATAAAATGGATAAACGGAGATTTTGGTGATGATAACCAGCAGGAAATCGCCAACGATGTTAAATATCTAGTTTTAGGTGGAGATACAGTTGATGGAATTGGTATATACCCAAACCAGGAAAAAGAACTCACTATAAAAGATATTTATGAACAGTACGACGAAGCTGCAAGACTTCTTGGAGATGTTCGAAGCGACATTAAAATAATAATATCCCCTGGAAACCACGATGCAGTAAGATTAGCTGAGCCACAGCCTGCGCTTCCAGAAACATACGCAAAGTCACTTTATGAACTTAAAAATGCAGAATTTGTAAGTAATCCCGGAGTTGTAAGTTTAGACGGGATCAATACACTCATATATCACGGAAGAAGCTTTGATGACATGGCTATGTCTGTTAAAGGGTTTTCCCACCAGCGGACAGATTTGGTAATGACTGAACTGATAGAAAAAAGGCATTTAGCACCCATATATGGGGAAAGAACCCCCCTTGCATCGGAATATGAAGACCATCTCGTCATAAAAGAAGTTCCAGATATATTCCATACAGGGCATGTGCATATTAATGCATATAAAAGACATAAAGGCATTCATCTGATAAATTCAGGGACTTTTCAATCCCAAACAGAGTTTCAGAAAATCTACAACATCGTGCCAACATGTGCAGAAGTCCCCGTGATACATAAAGGATCATTTAAACTATTAAAATTTGCTTAA
- the cobJ gene encoding precorrin-3B C(17)-methyltransferase produces MISVIGIGPSREDMSIRALNAIKNCEVIIAYKAYIKPIEDLLDGKEIIKKGMGDEIERAEIAIQKSREGKNVAIISSGDPGVFGMGNVIFQLIGKYSDIEVEVIPGVTAATFAASKLGAPLHDFAVISLSDILTPLSEIKRKVEFASKGDFVIAIYNPKSKTRKEPFNEAYRVLLENKKPSTPVGIVKSGDNGVDTTVTTLGELKNHEINMSTTVIIGNSMTYVQDGYMITPRGYMIRSDIHPLSKEFYEHFLEGEIVEGPNLECEYYPCHEEGQSCTFCYCPFYPCGDSSTGGKWIKDKGVWSCQDCTWIHEDKVVKCILEKFPEIVKEVDDLKKRKKDLLKLRRECIQRVG; encoded by the coding sequence ATGATCAGCGTTATAGGCATAGGACCTTCCAGAGAAGACATGAGTATAAGGGCTTTAAATGCAATTAAGAACTGCGAAGTTATAATCGCTTATAAAGCTTACATAAAACCCATAGAAGACCTGCTCGATGGGAAAGAAATAATTAAAAAGGGAATGGGCGATGAAATAGAACGAGCTGAAATAGCCATACAAAAGTCAAGGGAAGGTAAGAATGTTGCAATTATAAGTTCTGGAGATCCCGGCGTATTTGGAATGGGAAATGTTATTTTTCAATTAATTGGCAAGTACAGTGACATTGAAGTGGAAGTTATACCGGGTGTAACTGCAGCAACCTTTGCAGCGTCCAAACTCGGAGCACCTCTCCACGATTTTGCAGTTATAAGTTTAAGTGATATTTTAACCCCATTATCTGAAATAAAAAGAAAAGTAGAGTTTGCATCAAAAGGGGACTTTGTAATTGCCATATACAATCCAAAGAGTAAAACAAGGAAAGAACCATTTAATGAAGCTTACAGGGTCTTACTTGAAAACAAAAAACCATCTACTCCTGTTGGGATAGTGAAAAGTGGAGATAATGGAGTAGATACTACAGTAACAACACTTGGAGAACTTAAAAATCATGAAATAAACATGTCTACAACTGTAATTATTGGAAATTCCATGACTTATGTTCAGGATGGATATATGATAACTCCAAGGGGTTATATGATCCGATCAGATATACATCCACTTTCAAAAGAATTTTATGAGCACTTTTTAGAGGGCGAAATAGTTGAAGGTCCTAATTTAGAATGTGAATATTATCCATGTCATGAAGAGGGACAGAGCTGTACTTTCTGTTACTGTCCATTTTATCCATGTGGAGATAGTTCTACGGGGGGCAAATGGATAAAAGATAAAGGAGTCTGGAGCTGCCAGGACTGCACATGGATCCATGAGGATAAAGTAGTTAAATGTATCCTGGAGAAATTCCCCGAAATTGTTAAAGAAGTAGATGACCTTAAAAAAAGAAAAAAGGATCTCTTGAAGTTAAGAAGGGAATGCATTCAAAGGGTAGGATAA
- a CDS encoding DUF488 domain-containing protein, with translation MIKIKRVYESSSENDGFRILVDRIWPRGVSKEKADLDAWMKEIAPTNDLRKWFSHDPKKWNEFENRYKNELKNKSELINEIKDIEKDKGKVTLIYSAKDKEHNNAVVLEHTLRKL, from the coding sequence ATGATAAAGATAAAAAGGGTGTATGAGTCATCCAGTGAGAATGATGGATTTAGAATTCTTGTTGACAGAATCTGGCCTAGGGGAGTATCCAAGGAAAAGGCTGATCTAGATGCTTGGATGAAAGAGATTGCACCAACCAATGATCTAAGAAAATGGTTTTCGCATGACCCTAAGAAGTGGAACGAATTTGAAAATAGGTATAAAAACGAACTAAAAAACAAAAGTGAGCTAATTAATGAAATAAAGGATATAGAAAAAGATAAAGGTAAAGTAACTTTAATTTACTCTGCAAAAGATAAAGAGCACAATAATGCAGTTGTGCTTGAGCATACACTCAGAAAATTATAG